The Skermanella rosea genomic sequence GAGACGCCCGACATCGCCAAGGCGACCTATGTCTGGCGCGCGGAATCCTCGCTCCGGGCCGCGATGGTCCAGACCGGGGAGGCCCAGCTGACGCCCGCGATCGCCATCCAGGACGCCACCGACCCGGAAACGGACTTCTCCTACCTGAATTCCGAGACAACCGCGATCCGGATCGACACCGGCAAGGCGCCGCTCGACGACGTGCGCGTCCGCAAGGCGCTCAACCTCGCGATCGACTGGCAGGGCATGGCGGAGCTGTTCGGCGACGACGTCCTGCGCGCCTCGCAGATGGTCGTCCCCGGGATCAACGGCCACAACGCCGCCATCGAGCCCTGGAGCTACGATCCAGACCGGGCGGCGACGCTCCTGCAGGAGGCGCGCGCGGACGGCGTCCCGGTCGACACCGAGATCAAGCTGATCGGCCGAAACGGCATCTATCCCAACGGCAACGAGGCGCTGGAGGCGATGATGACGATGTGGGAAGCCGTCGGCTTCAACATCGACCTGACCATGCTCGACGTGGCGGACTGGACCCGGTACCTGCAGAAACCCTTCTCGCAGGACCGCGGACCGACCCTGCTGCAGGTCATGCACGACAACAACAAGGGCGACGCCGCCTTCACGATCCCGATCTTCTACCATTCGTCGGGACAGTACGCGACCTTCTCCGACCCGAAGCTGGACGCCCGGATCGACGAGGCGCTCGACCAGACCGACGAGGCCCGGACCAAGGCGTTCCAGGAGATCCTGGCGGAAGTGCATGACGGGATCGCGGTGGACATCCCGATGTTCCACATGATCGGCTACACCCGGGTCGGGCCCGGCCTCGACTGGCGCCCGAACCTGACGACCAACAGCGAGATCCCCCTCGCGGAAATCCGCCTGAAGAAGTGACGCCGGTCCGCGCCGCCGCCCTGCGGCGGCGCGGCGGCCCGCTTCCGCATCTCCGACAAGGGAAATCCGGATGTTCGGTTACCTCGGAAAACGCGCCCTCCACAGCGTCGTCTCGGTCCTGGGACTGCTGGTGCTCGTCTTCTTCCTGACGCGGCTGACCGGCGACCCGTCCTATCTCTTCCTGCCGCTCGACGCGACCCCGCAGGCGCGCGAAGCCTTCTCCCGGCTCCACGGCTTCGACCAGCCGCTCTACGTCCAGTTCTTCGATTATCTCGGCGACCTCCTCCATCTCGACTTCGGGGAGTCGCTGCGCCAGAACCGGTCGGCGATGGAGGTGGCGCTGGAGGCCTTTCCCCAGACGCTGAAGCTCGCCGTGCTGGCGATGACCTTCGCCTTCGCCCTGGCGCTGGTCGTCGGATCGCTGGCGGCGGCGAAGCCCGGGAGCCCGTTCGACCGGTTCGCCAGCCTGGTGTCGCTGGCCGGGGCCAGCGCCCCGGACTTCTGGGTGGCGATCGTCGGCATCCTGGTCTTCGCGGTCAGCCTCGACCTGCTGCCGACCTCCGGGACCGGCTCCGCGGCGCACTGGATCATGCCGGTCGCCGTCCTGATGCTGCGTCCCTTCGGCCTGCTGGTCCAGGTCGTCCGCGGCACGATGATCGGCGCCCTGTCCTCGCCCTACGTCAAGACCGCGCGGGCCAAGGGGGTGAGGCGTCAGAAGATCATCTTCTCCCACGCGCTGCGCAACTCCCTGCTGCCGGTCGTCACCGTGGCGGGCGACCTCGCCACCAGCCTGGTCAACGGCGCGGTCGTCGTCGAGACCGTGTTCGGCTGGCCGGGCATCGGCAAGCTGATGATCGACGCCATCATCCAGCGCGACTTCGCGGTGGTGCAATCGACCGTGCTGGTCACGGCGACCGCCATCTTCCTCCTGAACATCGCGATCGACATCCTCTACGCCATTCTCG encodes the following:
- a CDS encoding ABC transporter substrate-binding protein, translated to MTPRGVLSVACAMLMASAALPAAAQTGDDAITVVLPEQPGNLEPCGSIMTNVGQILNQNVTEPLTVIDPENGTPRPKLATSWERVDDTTWRFRLRDGVKFHDGADFDAEAAAFSIRRMTSGAFTCNNIAKFGSAKLTVTPVDKSTLEIRTGMPEPILPALLSVAMMVSPKTPADRAVNDPVGTGPYELETFTPQTVVLERFDGYWGETPDIAKATYVWRAESSLRAAMVQTGEAQLTPAIAIQDATDPETDFSYLNSETTAIRIDTGKAPLDDVRVRKALNLAIDWQGMAELFGDDVLRASQMVVPGINGHNAAIEPWSYDPDRAATLLQEARADGVPVDTEIKLIGRNGIYPNGNEALEAMMTMWEAVGFNIDLTMLDVADWTRYLQKPFSQDRGPTLLQVMHDNNKGDAAFTIPIFYHSSGQYATFSDPKLDARIDEALDQTDEARTKAFQEILAEVHDGIAVDIPMFHMIGYTRVGPGLDWRPNLTTNSEIPLAEIRLKK
- a CDS encoding ABC transporter permease, coding for MFGYLGKRALHSVVSVLGLLVLVFFLTRLTGDPSYLFLPLDATPQAREAFSRLHGFDQPLYVQFFDYLGDLLHLDFGESLRQNRSAMEVALEAFPQTLKLAVLAMTFAFALALVVGSLAAAKPGSPFDRFASLVSLAGASAPDFWVAIVGILVFAVSLDLLPTSGTGSAAHWIMPVAVLMLRPFGLLVQVVRGTMIGALSSPYVKTARAKGVRRQKIIFSHALRNSLLPVVTVAGDLATSLVNGAVVVETVFGWPGIGKLMIDAIIQRDFAVVQSTVLVTATAIFLLNIAIDILYAILDPRIRYQTS